The uncultured Carboxylicivirga sp. genomic interval TAAAGCTAATTAATCAAAAATACGAGACTGATATTAAAAATGCGTTTGATCGTTTATTAACATCGGGTTGGTATCTGTTTGGTGAAGAAAAAAAGCTTTTTGAAAAAGAATTAGCTCAATACAATGGAAGTAAATATGTGGTTGGTACTGCCAATGGTTTAGATGCATTAACATTGATTTTAAAAGGGTATAAAGAAGTGGGGCAACTTAAAGATGGAGATGAAATCATTGTTCCGGCTAATACCTATATTGCTTCCATCATATCAATTATTAATAGTGGATTGGTTCCTGTACTTGTTGAACCCAAGGAGCAAACTTTTAATATTGATTACAGTTGCATTGAGCAAGCCATTACCTCTAAAACAAAAGCTATAATGGTGGTGCATTTGTACGGATTGGTTTCAGATATTTCTCATGTAAAAACTATTGCTCAAACCAATAATTTACTGCTGATCGAAGATAATGCTCAGGCGATTGGGGCATCATATCAAGGTGTAAAAAGTGGATGTTTGGGCGATGCTGCGGCATTTAGCTTTTACCCTGGTAAAAACCTGGGAGCTCTGAGCGATGCTGGAGCTGTTGCAACCAATAATAAAGGATTGGCTGAAGTTGTTTTAGCGTTATCCAATTATGGATCAACCCAAAAGTATGTCAATAAATATGTGGGTTTAAATTCTCGTTTGGATGAACTTCAGGCAGCTATACTTAGAATTAAATTAAAAGATATTGATTGGGTTAATGCAGAAAGGCAACGAAACGCTCTGAAATATCAATCAGAAATAAATAATCCGTTGATTCAATTGCCATTATTGCCCGATTGTCAGGAAGAGCATGTGTGGCATTTGTTTGTTGTGAGGACCCAAAATAGAGATAATCTTGCTGCTTATCTTAAAGAAAAAGGAATTAGTACGATGATACACTACCCAATTCCACCTCATAAACAAGAGGCCTTGAAAAATTTTTCGCATTTAGAGTTGGCTGTTTCAGAAAGGCTCCATGCTGAAGTGTTAAGTATACCTCTGCATCAATGTCTTACTGTTGAAGAACAGAATTATATTATAAATCAGCTCAATGAATACAAGGGCTAACGAAACTCATTTTTTAGGATAGGTATTTTTTCTTACTTTGTAAATAAATTCCTAAATGCAAACAATAGTATTTAATCAGAAGCAAAGTATTTTCAACAGGTATATTGCTGAAATTCGCGACACCTCTATTCAAACTGATCCCATGCGTTTTCGTCGAAACATTGAGCGAATGGGTGAGATAATGGCTTATGAAGTAAGTAAAGAATTGCCTTATTGCGAAAAAGAAGTAACTACTCCATTGGGTGTTGCAAAGGAACAAGTTCCGGCCGAGGAAGTTGTTATTGCCTCTATTCTGCGTGCTGGTTTACCTTTACATCAAGGTGTTCTAAATTATTTCGATCGTGCTGAAAATGCATTCGTATCGGCTTATCGCAAATACAATGAAAAAGGTGATTTTGATATTCATATCGAATATATTTCTTCTCCATCATTAGATAATAAAACGGTTTTGTTGGTTGATCCAATGTTGGCAACAGGAACTTCTATTGAATTAGCATATAAAGCTTTACTTCACAGAGGAAAGCCAAAGCATGTTCATATCTTATCATTGATTGCTAGCCAAGCCGGCGTGCAGTATGTCGAGAATATTTTTAAAGACGAATCAGTAAGTTTATGGTTGGGAGCTATTGATGATGAATTAAATGCTAAATCATATATTGTACCTGGGCTAGGTGATGCTGGTGATTTAGCTTACGGTAGCAAAATTTAATCAATACGTTTAACATTACTTTCGTCTTTACAATCTGATAGTAGCTTATCAATTGTTTGTTGTAATTTAGGATGAACAAGATCATGCCAATAATCAGATAGAGGAAGTAATGTAAATCTTCTTTCGTGAAGTAAGGAGTGCGGTATAGTTAATCGCTCTGATTCTAGACATAAATTGTCGATAAATAAAATATCTATATCAATGGGCCGGGATTCGTAATGATTTCCGGCTTTTTCTTTTCGCCCCAGTTTTTTCTCTGTTTGCTGGGTAAAATCCAATAATTCAAATGGCTCAATGAAGGAAGAGAATTCCACAACTTGGTTAATGAAATTCTGAGAAGCTTCAAATCCCCAGGGTTCGCTTTCGTAGCAATACGAAATCTTTATTGGCGAACCTAATCGGGTAGATAATAGTGAAATAGCTTCTTTAAAAAAGTTTTGTGTATCACCTATATTTCCACCTAACAGTAATATAATGCTGTTTTCTTTTTTCATTTTATTGTTTGACAATATCTTGTAAGGATATAATAGTTGTAAAACCGACCAAATAGTTTACACAAATATCACATACTAAAATTGTACATTGAAGGTTATTTTTAATATTTTTGTTTGCAATCATTAATTATTAACCCCTACCAACTCAAATTTCGGTATATGGTAAAGTTTTTTAAATACTTATTAGCCACTTTTGTCGGAGGCATTGTGGCCGCAATTTTTCTTGTACTTATTTTTATAGGTATTATTTCATCTATTGCAGCGTCTTCCGATAACGATACAAAAATAACAGAAAATAGTATTTTGGTTCTTAATCTTGAAGGGCCTATTTCAGATCGTATTATCGATAATCCATTCAACGATTTAATGTCTGAAATTTCAGGTTCTACCGCTCCGGAAGGTTTAAATCGAATTTTAGCTAATATCGATAAAGCCAAAAGAGATGAGAATATTTCTGGTATTGTATTAGAAACCGGCCTAATGTCAGCGGGTTTTGCAACTATTGAAGAAATAAGAAA includes:
- the folK gene encoding 2-amino-4-hydroxy-6-hydroxymethyldihydropteridine diphosphokinase, giving the protein MKKENSIILLLGGNIGDTQNFFKEAISLLSTRLGSPIKISYCYESEPWGFEASQNFINQVVEFSSFIEPFELLDFTQQTEKKLGRKEKAGNHYESRPIDIDILFIDNLCLESERLTIPHSLLHERRFTLLPLSDYWHDLVHPKLQQTIDKLLSDCKDESNVKRID
- the upp gene encoding uracil phosphoribosyltransferase yields the protein MQTIVFNQKQSIFNRYIAEIRDTSIQTDPMRFRRNIERMGEIMAYEVSKELPYCEKEVTTPLGVAKEQVPAEEVVIASILRAGLPLHQGVLNYFDRAENAFVSAYRKYNEKGDFDIHIEYISSPSLDNKTVLLVDPMLATGTSIELAYKALLHRGKPKHVHILSLIASQAGVQYVENIFKDESVSLWLGAIDDELNAKSYIVPGLGDAGDLAYGSKI
- a CDS encoding DegT/DnrJ/EryC1/StrS family aminotransferase — its product is MKQIPFLDLKLINQKYETDIKNAFDRLLTSGWYLFGEEKKLFEKELAQYNGSKYVVGTANGLDALTLILKGYKEVGQLKDGDEIIVPANTYIASIISIINSGLVPVLVEPKEQTFNIDYSCIEQAITSKTKAIMVVHLYGLVSDISHVKTIAQTNNLLLIEDNAQAIGASYQGVKSGCLGDAAAFSFYPGKNLGALSDAGAVATNNKGLAEVVLALSNYGSTQKYVNKYVGLNSRLDELQAAILRIKLKDIDWVNAERQRNALKYQSEINNPLIQLPLLPDCQEEHVWHLFVVRTQNRDNLAAYLKEKGISTMIHYPIPPHKQEALKNFSHLELAVSERLHAEVLSIPLHQCLTVEEQNYIINQLNEYKG